From one Cardiobacteriaceae bacterium TAE3-ERU3 genomic stretch:
- the ccoO gene encoding cytochrome-c oxidase, cbb3-type subunit II encodes MKLLSHAYVEKSVVLLGILTFLAVIWGGMVQILPLPFDKSLTTSEYVKPYDPLRLAGFNVFISEGCYGCHSQMIRPFRWETERYGHYSVAEESIYDRPFQWGSKRTGPDLARVGGKYSDDWHYLHLLNPRNVVPQSNMPAYPWLAEREIDVERTVKSMRTKMALGEPYTEEDIAAAPAAIEGKTEMEALIAYLQGLGVAFQQNR; translated from the coding sequence ATGAAATTACTCAGTCACGCATACGTTGAAAAAAGCGTCGTCCTGCTCGGTATCCTCACTTTCCTTGCCGTCATTTGGGGCGGCATGGTGCAGATCCTGCCGTTGCCGTTCGACAAATCACTCACGACGTCCGAATACGTCAAACCTTATGATCCATTGCGTCTTGCCGGGTTTAACGTCTTCATCAGCGAGGGCTGCTACGGCTGCCACTCGCAGATGATCCGCCCATTCCGCTGGGAAACAGAGCGCTACGGCCACTACTCAGTCGCGGAAGAGTCAATCTATGACCGTCCGTTCCAGTGGGGCTCAAAGCGTACCGGTCCTGACCTCGCACGCGTTGGCGGCAAGTACTCAGATGACTGGCACTACCTGCACCTACTGAACCCGCGCAACGTTGTACCGCAATCAAATATGCCAGCTTATCCATGGCTTGCTGAGCGCGAAATTGACGTCGAACGCACCGTTAAGAGCATGCGTACCAAAATGGCGCTTGGCGAACCTTACACGGAAGAAGACATCGCAGCAGCTCCTGCAGCCATTGAAGGTAAGACCGAGATGGAAGCATTAATTGCTTACCTGCAAGGCCTTGGCGTTGCCTTCCAGCAGAACCGCTAA
- the ccoP gene encoding cytochrome-c oxidase, cbb3-type subunit III: protein MTTIAWIIGIITVGHLIAYAVFVLWTTNIRPDDNTPPGEIINHTWDGDLREINNPSPRWILVLFYGMIGVAVVYLILFPGVWRGVLGWTQVGQYEEQSLKADMQEAEYFAFYDTKGVEELAENPQAVASGRRIFLQNCAVCHGSDAAGTPGSYPNLTDNDWLWGGEADKIVQTITNGRIGNMPANGALADPSEENLLAVANYVHELGGRDYDKALAEKGKALYNQSCIACHGADGTGNQLLGAPNLTDDIWLYSQDGTIDDIISQIVHPKNHVMPAWSENLGPQKIKVVAAYIYSLSHDPASASNN from the coding sequence ATGACGACGATTGCATGGATTATCGGCATCATCACGGTCGGACACCTGATTGCCTACGCGGTATTCGTCCTATGGACAACCAACATCCGCCCCGACGACAACACACCCCCGGGTGAAATCATCAACCACACTTGGGATGGTGATCTGCGAGAAATCAATAACCCTTCACCACGTTGGATACTGGTTCTCTTTTACGGCATGATCGGCGTGGCTGTGGTGTATTTGATCCTGTTCCCGGGCGTTTGGCGTGGCGTACTCGGCTGGACACAGGTCGGCCAATACGAAGAGCAAAGCCTAAAAGCTGACATGCAGGAAGCTGAATACTTTGCTTTCTACGACACCAAAGGCGTCGAAGAACTGGCTGAAAACCCGCAAGCCGTTGCTTCTGGTCGCCGTATTTTCTTGCAGAACTGCGCTGTTTGTCACGGCTCTGATGCAGCAGGCACCCCGGGCAGCTACCCGAACCTGACTGACAACGATTGGCTGTGGGGCGGTGAAGCGGACAAGATCGTCCAAACCATCACCAACGGCCGTATTGGCAACATGCCGGCAAACGGGGCACTTGCAGATCCTTCAGAAGAAAACCTGCTTGCGGTGGCTAACTATGTGCATGAGCTTGGCGGACGTGACTACGACAAAGCACTCGCTGAGAAAGGCAAAGCACTTTATAACCAAAGCTGTATCGCCTGCCACGGCGCAGACGGCACCGGTAACCAGCTCCTCGGCGCACCGAATCTGACCGATGATATTTGGCTCTATAGTCAAGACGGCACTATCGACGACATCATCAGCCAGATAGTACATCCGAAAAACCACGTCATGCCTGCATGGAGTGAAAACCTTGGCCCACAAAAAATCAAGGTTGTTGCGGCTTATATCTACTCACTCAGCCACGACCCGGCAAGCGCATCTAACAACTAA
- the ccoN gene encoding cytochrome-c oxidase, cbb3-type subunit I, with the protein MTADTTYNYRIVKQFTWAAIIFGVIGMLVGVIIAAQLYWPDMTEGIPWLAYGRIRPLHTSAVIFAFGGNALFATSYYVVQRCCGVRLISDKLAAFTFYGYNAVILGAVLTYPFGFTQGKEYAELIWPLDLLLTVVWVAYAIVFFFTIGKRKEKHIYVGLWFFGAYIIAVALLHIFNNLEIPVANYQAESTGAFFASIDWLHSYPVVSGATGAMTQWWYGHNAVGFFLTAAFLGMMYYFVPKQAERPIYSYRLSIMHFWALISIYMWAGPHHLHYTALPNWTQSLGMAFSVVLWVPSWGGMVNGMMTLSGAWHKLITDPIIRFMFVALSFYGMSTFEGPMMAIKDVNALSHYTEWTVGHVHSGALGWVAMITMGSIYHMLPRLYGKTEMYSRNLIFVHFWLATIGIILYVTSMWVAGIMEGLMWRETFEDGTLVYTFVQILERKYIFYFVRFLGGAFFLSGMVLMAYNCLRTVLSSRSKETAPVAGQTAQTA; encoded by the coding sequence ATGACAGCGGATACGACGTATAATTACCGCATCGTCAAACAGTTTACCTGGGCGGCGATCATCTTTGGCGTCATCGGCATGCTGGTCGGCGTAATCATCGCCGCGCAGCTTTATTGGCCGGATATGACAGAAGGCATTCCATGGCTTGCATACGGTCGCATACGCCCACTGCACACCAGTGCGGTAATCTTCGCCTTTGGCGGTAATGCGTTGTTTGCGACTTCTTATTACGTCGTACAGCGTTGCTGTGGGGTACGCCTGATTTCAGACAAACTCGCAGCCTTCACCTTCTACGGCTACAACGCCGTTATCCTCGGTGCAGTACTCACCTACCCGTTTGGCTTCACTCAAGGCAAAGAATACGCTGAGCTGATTTGGCCTTTGGATTTACTCCTGACCGTGGTTTGGGTGGCTTACGCGATCGTCTTCTTTTTCACCATCGGCAAGCGTAAAGAAAAGCATATTTACGTTGGCCTGTGGTTCTTTGGCGCATACATCATCGCCGTTGCCCTGCTGCACATCTTCAACAACCTGGAAATCCCGGTCGCCAACTATCAGGCGGAAAGTACCGGCGCATTCTTTGCCTCAATCGACTGGCTGCACTCTTACCCGGTCGTCTCTGGTGCAACTGGTGCGATGACCCAGTGGTGGTACGGTCACAACGCGGTAGGCTTCTTCCTCACTGCGGCCTTCCTCGGCATGATGTACTACTTCGTACCTAAGCAGGCTGAGCGCCCAATCTACTCTTATCGCCTGTCGATCATGCACTTCTGGGCACTGATCTCAATCTACATGTGGGCTGGCCCGCACCACTTGCACTACACTGCACTGCCAAACTGGACTCAGTCTCTTGGTATGGCATTCTCGGTTGTCCTTTGGGTTCCATCATGGGGTGGTATGGTTAACGGTATGATGACACTCTCCGGTGCATGGCATAAGCTGATCACTGACCCAATCATCCGCTTCATGTTCGTCGCGCTGTCGTTCTACGGTATGTCGACCTTTGAAGGCCCAATGATGGCAATCAAAGACGTCAACGCCCTGTCGCACTACACTGAATGGACTGTTGGCCACGTACACTCTGGTGCGCTCGGCTGGGTAGCTATGATCACCATGGGCTCAATCTACCACATGCTGCCACGCCTCTACGGCAAAACCGAAATGTACAGCCGCAACCTGATCTTCGTACACTTCTGGCTCGCAACCATCGGTATCATTCTCTACGTTACCTCAATGTGGGTTGCCGGTATCATGGAAGGCTTGATGTGGCGTGAAACCTTCGAAGACGGCACTTTGGTTTACACCTTCGTGCAGATCCTCGAGCGTAAGTACATCTTCTACTTCGTGCGCTTCCTTGGCGGTGCATTCTTCCTCAGTGGCATGGTTCTAATGGCATATAACTGCCTGCGTACCGTCCTCAGCAGCCGGTCTAAAGAGACTGCGCCTGTTGCCGGACAAACTGCTCAAACTGCTTGA
- the lptF gene encoding LPS export ABC transporter permease LptF: MPIFYRYITRETLGIFSATCLILLAIIISFRLTNLLGSAATGDLSLSAVWQLIGLQSVRFLIVLMPVSLILAFAMSMGRLYSEQEMPAALACGISQQQICKANLLLSIPVAAIIAASNLFLLPEVYERQDTLRSQAEQEAAMILFRANEFRRLDDGTVVFTGDASGDQLSQFFVYRSQNDEQSIIVAPQGHFSSNDQGKYLELDDGMRTSWRSSFQPQHSQLSYFAHGVLRLPDNRATASDRLRNLPLSLLPNNAEGNAELQNRINPALALVLFSALLPFLARTRPRSSRYQKLIPIFVLFAIYLNVLGMTTTAIRNESLAPWPGSLWVHIPIILLLLIIWRPQSWRRKA, translated from the coding sequence ATGCCAATTTTCTACCGCTATATCACGCGTGAAACGCTGGGCATTTTCTCAGCAACATGCCTGATTCTGCTTGCCATCATCATCAGCTTCCGCCTGACCAATCTATTGGGCAGCGCGGCAACGGGCGATCTATCCCTGTCTGCGGTATGGCAGTTAATCGGCTTGCAATCAGTGCGTTTTTTGATCGTTCTAATGCCGGTCTCGCTGATTCTTGCCTTTGCCATGAGCATGGGGCGTCTCTACAGCGAACAAGAAATGCCCGCAGCACTTGCATGCGGCATCAGTCAGCAGCAAATCTGTAAAGCAAACCTTCTACTCAGTATTCCGGTTGCTGCGATTATCGCTGCCAGCAATCTATTTCTTCTTCCTGAAGTATATGAGCGCCAGGATACATTGCGCAGCCAGGCTGAGCAGGAAGCAGCCATGATTCTGTTTCGGGCCAATGAATTTCGCCGACTAGATGATGGAACAGTCGTTTTTACCGGCGATGCAAGTGGCGACCAACTATCGCAGTTTTTTGTCTATCGCAGCCAAAATGATGAACAAAGTATTATCGTTGCACCTCAAGGCCATTTCAGCAGCAATGATCAAGGAAAATACCTCGAGCTTGATGATGGTATGCGCACCAGTTGGCGCTCATCTTTTCAACCACAGCACAGTCAGCTCAGCTACTTCGCCCACGGCGTTTTGCGCCTACCGGACAATCGGGCCACAGCCAGTGATCGGTTACGTAATTTACCCTTAAGCCTTCTGCCGAACAATGCCGAGGGTAACGCCGAACTGCAAAATCGCATAAATCCGGCTTTAGCTCTGGTTCTGTTTTCCGCACTATTGCCCTTTTTAGCGCGCACCCGGCCACGTAGCAGTCGCTACCAAAAATTGATTCCGATTTTCGTCCTGTTCGCCATCTACTTGAACGTTTTAGGCATGACCACCACAGCGATCAGAAACGAATCTCTTGCGCCATGGCCAGGCAGCCTATGGGTTCATATTCCAATTATCCTGCTATTACTGATCATTTGGCGGCCGCAATCATGGAGGCGCAAAGCATGA
- a CDS encoding heavy metal translocating P-type ATPase — protein sequence MSDATTCYHCRLPIPTGIDVHADLNGAERHFCCHACLGVASLIHQQDLGAYYQARDNAAPRPDNITDEQHWRAYGLPAVAEQYVYTDESGSHELHLYIDGIHCAACSWLIRSALERAELVDDVRVNTTNGRAEIRWHDSQLSDILITIARLGYTPNLFTPSQDESHQHRIRNQSLLRLIVAGLGMMQVMMFATGLYSGDFLGIEREYSELLRWVSMALTTPVMFYSGWPFLAGAWQGLRVRRINMDLPIAIATLGAYLASVYHTLIGSGEVYFDSVTMFIFFLSISRFLEFLARRRARLNDIRFAKLLPDAVSRREADGSHTLIPLTTVQHGDTITVHAGHTIPVDGTIASGSTRIDEAMLSGESTPLTRSIGDPVLAGSTNLQSPIDIHVEQTGQQTTLAAIRRLIDRAAQHRSPIIDRNERIARHTIALVLVLAAAGYLVWQFIAPERAFDIALAVLVATCPCALSLATPTALTSALNHANRLGILIKDSNTIDRLGDINNILFDKTGTLTGGQLTLTHEHISHPNPARIWQIAKALEQNSSHPIAWYFIRQPIEAANATNIEQHESMGISGNIDGETWYIGSATLMQQHGHQPLSDPTHDQPCIDVYLANADGIQAHFTFADPLRPDLARTLAQLRRYQLHIASGDRSDNVRSIANALHINDAHGDLTPAAKLDYLNSLQGSTLMIGDGINDAPVLAAADVSVAVGKANPLSQTHADIVFLHHGPEALPFLFDLAANSKRLIKQNLVWSAVYNLTVLPLAIFGLLTPWIAALGMSASSLLVVLNALRVHRTPPPPTAHNPTDS from the coding sequence ATGAGTGACGCCACCACCTGCTACCACTGCCGCTTGCCTATCCCTACCGGCATCGACGTCCACGCAGACCTCAACGGCGCAGAACGCCACTTCTGCTGCCACGCCTGCCTCGGTGTTGCCAGCCTCATTCATCAGCAAGACCTTGGCGCATATTACCAAGCACGCGACAACGCCGCCCCACGTCCCGACAACATCACTGACGAGCAGCACTGGCGCGCCTACGGCCTACCCGCCGTCGCCGAACAATACGTCTATACCGATGAAAGCGGCAGCCACGAGCTACACCTCTATATCGACGGCATCCACTGTGCCGCCTGTAGCTGGCTAATCCGCAGCGCCCTTGAGCGCGCCGAACTGGTCGACGACGTACGCGTCAACACCACCAACGGCCGCGCCGAAATCCGCTGGCACGACAGCCAACTCAGCGATATCCTCATCACCATCGCCCGCCTTGGCTACACCCCCAATCTCTTTACCCCATCACAAGACGAATCGCACCAGCACCGCATCCGCAACCAAAGCCTATTGCGCCTCATCGTCGCCGGCCTCGGCATGATGCAAGTCATGATGTTCGCCACCGGCCTCTACAGCGGCGACTTCCTCGGTATCGAACGCGAATACAGCGAACTGCTGCGCTGGGTCAGCATGGCACTCACCACGCCCGTCATGTTCTACAGCGGCTGGCCATTCCTCGCTGGTGCATGGCAAGGGCTGCGCGTACGCCGCATCAACATGGATCTACCCATCGCCATCGCTACCCTCGGCGCATACCTCGCCAGCGTTTACCACACCCTTATCGGCAGCGGCGAAGTCTATTTTGACTCCGTCACTATGTTCATCTTTTTCCTCTCGATCAGCCGCTTCCTCGAATTTCTCGCCCGCCGCCGCGCCCGCCTCAACGACATCCGCTTTGCCAAATTGCTACCCGATGCCGTCAGCCGCCGCGAAGCCGACGGCAGCCACACCCTCATTCCACTCACCACCGTCCAGCACGGCGACACCATCACCGTCCACGCCGGACACACCATCCCCGTTGATGGCACCATCGCCAGCGGCAGCACGCGTATTGACGAAGCCATGCTCAGCGGTGAAAGCACCCCGCTCACGCGCAGCATCGGCGATCCCGTCCTCGCCGGCAGCACCAACCTGCAAAGCCCGATCGACATCCACGTCGAACAAACCGGCCAACAAACCACCCTCGCCGCCATCCGCCGCCTTATCGACCGCGCCGCGCAACACCGCTCGCCCATCATCGACCGCAACGAACGCATCGCACGCCACACCATCGCCCTCGTCCTCGTTCTTGCCGCTGCGGGCTACCTCGTGTGGCAATTCATCGCCCCCGAACGCGCCTTCGACATCGCCCTCGCCGTCCTCGTCGCCACCTGCCCTTGTGCCCTGTCGCTCGCCACCCCCACCGCACTGACCAGCGCACTCAACCACGCCAACCGCCTCGGCATCCTGATCAAAGACAGCAACACCATCGACCGCCTCGGCGACATAAACAACATCCTGTTCGACAAAACCGGCACCCTCACCGGTGGGCAACTCACCCTCACCCACGAACACATTAGCCACCCCAACCCAGCCCGCATCTGGCAAATCGCCAAAGCCCTCGAACAAAACAGCAGCCACCCCATCGCGTGGTACTTTATCCGTCAGCCCATCGAAGCAGCTAACGCAACCAACATCGAACAACACGAAAGCATGGGCATCAGCGGCAACATCGACGGCGAAACGTGGTACATCGGCAGCGCCACACTCATGCAGCAGCACGGTCACCAACCGCTCTCTGACCCGACGCACGACCAACCGTGCATAGATGTATATCTCGCCAATGCCGACGGCATACAGGCACACTTCACCTTTGCCGACCCGCTACGCCCCGACCTCGCACGCACCCTCGCACAACTGCGCCGCTACCAACTGCACATCGCCAGCGGCGACCGCAGCGACAACGTACGCAGTATTGCCAATGCCCTACACATCAACGATGCACATGGCGACCTCACCCCCGCCGCCAAACTCGACTACCTCAACAGCCTGCAAGGCTCGACGCTAATGATTGGTGACGGCATCAACGATGCGCCCGTCCTCGCTGCCGCCGACGTATCCGTCGCGGTTGGCAAAGCCAACCCGCTATCGCAAACCCACGCCGACATCGTATTTTTACACCACGGCCCCGAAGCATTGCCCTTTCTGTTCGACCTCGCGGCGAACAGCAAACGCCTGATCAAGCAAAACCTCGTGTGGTCAGCCGTCTATAACCTCACCGTACTGCCACTCGCCATCTTCGGCCTGCTCACCCCGTGGATTGCCGCGCTCGGCATGTCTGCCAGCTCGCTGCTCGTCGTCCTCAACGCCCTGCGCGTGCACCGCACCCCGCCACCACCCACCGCACACAACCCAACGGACAGCTAA
- a CDS encoding FixH family protein has product MSNESTPHIPWYKNYILILIIVVPFLTVCGSAVTIYLALSSKESAVMESYQKQGLAPGKHSIYANDIAISATLDPAQVAIVLDTDPPISEPLTFVLEHATRADADQSHTLKAFAPNTYPLTDTLINTLVGQKWYVRLRPAENPTWELQGISDVRHQKNAKAIPLTLHE; this is encoded by the coding sequence TTGAGTAACGAATCAACGCCACACATCCCGTGGTATAAAAACTATATTCTTATCCTGATTATCGTCGTGCCATTTCTCACTGTATGTGGCAGTGCAGTGACGATTTACCTCGCCTTATCGAGCAAGGAATCAGCAGTAATGGAAAGCTATCAAAAGCAAGGCTTGGCGCCGGGTAAACACAGCATCTATGCCAACGATATCGCTATCAGCGCCACGCTCGATCCGGCACAAGTCGCGATTGTGCTCGACACCGACCCGCCGATCAGCGAGCCGCTAACCTTCGTACTTGAGCACGCCACGCGTGCTGATGCCGACCAAAGCCATACCCTCAAAGCTTTTGCGCCCAATACCTACCCTCTGACTGATACCCTTATCAATACCTTGGTTGGGCAAAAATGGTACGTGCGCCTACGGCCAGCCGAAAATCCAACTTGGGAACTACAGGGCATCAGTGATGTCCGCCACCAAAAGAACGCCAAGGCCATACCGCTAACCCTGCATGAGTGA
- a CDS encoding CcoQ/FixQ family Cbb3-type cytochrome c oxidase assembly chaperone yields the protein MNWQSITTAVLFTAFILMGILLYWPRRGDKPYKDAEKLALKDDDEIITPRQDKKS from the coding sequence ATGAACTGGCAAAGCATCACTACGGCGGTCCTGTTCACAGCATTTATCCTGATGGGTATATTGCTGTACTGGCCACGCCGTGGTGACAAACCCTATAAAGATGCCGAAAAACTGGCGCTAAAAGATGATGATGAAATCATCACGCCACGGCAAGACAAAAAATCATGA
- the ccoG gene encoding cytochrome c oxidase accessory protein CcoG, translating to MANVSAPAYDKHVKIRPRPVKGRFQNLRKIAVLALLGIFHILPFIQWDGRQAIWFDLAHRRFYIFSLNIWPQDFILLTFILLGLALVLFFFTSLLGRVWCGYACPQTVYTEVFLWIEQKIEGNRSEQLKLTRSPWNAKKISKRFGKYSAWMLVCIFTGIGFVGYFYPIRQLIPDFFTANLGIITYFWVLFYGGFCYLQAGIVREKFCKFMCPYARFQGAMFDQDTLIIAYDENRGEPRRRLKRKDRDNPENLGFCVDCTMCVQVCPTGIDIRDGLQLECIACAACIDACDNMMDQINAPRGLIRYTSTKALAGKPTRFLRPKTFAYGFVLSIAFVLFVVALINKSNVDISVLRDRNVLSRAISGDRIQNIYTVQIMNKTERVRDYTLSIDGITGAEIDGKTTFTIAPAQVYDETVRVNVPSHDLTVPSQPIRFIVTPSDDQSDSAETESKFLRPLH from the coding sequence ATGGCAAACGTTTCCGCACCGGCTTACGACAAACACGTCAAAATCCGTCCGCGACCAGTTAAAGGCCGCTTTCAAAATCTGCGCAAAATAGCAGTTCTCGCCCTACTCGGTATCTTTCATATTTTGCCTTTCATCCAGTGGGATGGCCGTCAAGCAATCTGGTTTGACCTCGCACACCGCCGCTTCTACATCTTCAGCCTCAACATCTGGCCACAAGACTTCATCCTGCTTACCTTCATTCTGCTCGGCCTTGCGCTTGTCCTGTTCTTCTTCACCTCTTTGCTCGGGCGCGTCTGGTGTGGCTATGCCTGCCCGCAAACTGTCTATACCGAAGTTTTCCTGTGGATTGAGCAAAAGATCGAAGGTAACCGCTCCGAGCAGCTCAAGCTGACCCGCTCACCATGGAATGCTAAAAAAATCAGCAAGCGCTTCGGTAAATACAGCGCCTGGATGCTGGTGTGCATCTTCACCGGCATTGGCTTCGTTGGCTATTTCTACCCTATCCGCCAACTGATCCCGGACTTTTTCACCGCAAACCTCGGCATCATCACTTATTTCTGGGTACTGTTTTACGGTGGCTTCTGCTACCTTCAAGCGGGTATCGTGCGTGAGAAATTCTGTAAATTCATGTGCCCGTATGCGCGCTTTCAGGGTGCAATGTTTGATCAGGACACCCTGATCATCGCCTACGACGAAAACCGCGGTGAACCACGTCGCCGCCTGAAAAGAAAAGACCGCGATAACCCTGAAAATCTCGGCTTCTGCGTCGATTGCACCATGTGCGTACAAGTGTGCCCGACCGGTATCGACATCCGTGATGGTCTGCAACTTGAGTGTATCGCTTGTGCCGCCTGTATCGATGCTTGCGACAACATGATGGATCAAATCAACGCTCCACGCGGCCTGATCCGCTACACTTCGACCAAGGCACTGGCCGGCAAGCCGACCCGCTTCCTGCGCCCAAAAACTTTCGCTTATGGATTTGTATTATCGATTGCCTTCGTCCTGTTTGTGGTTGCACTGATTAACAAAAGTAACGTCGACATCAGCGTCTTGCGTGACCGTAACGTCCTCTCGCGTGCCATTTCCGGCGATCGCATTCAGAATATTTATACCGTCCAAATCATGAACAAAACTGAGCGTGTCCGCGATTACACCTTAAGTATTGATGGTATAACTGGCGCAGAGATTGACGGCAAAACCACCTTCACGATTGCCCCCGCACAGGTGTATGATGAGACAGTTCGCGTCAACGTACCATCGCATGACTTGACCGTGCCAAGCCAACCCATTCGTTTCATCGTCACGCCAAGCGATGACCAGAGTGACAGCGCTGAAACCGAAAGTAAATTTTTAAGGCCATTGCATTGA
- the lptG gene encoding LPS export ABC transporter permease LptG, whose protein sequence is MTRFDRYLIRTLFMTTLISVTFLLIIDFLLQSADQASDIGQNNYTVAIMVVSQIYQLPEKLLLFAPAATLIGAIMGLGQLASQNEIAIVLASGVSRLRLVRGGLILATIIGLCLLLLGESTAPRLAAKGELLRSQALGQSATLTAQEGMWLNDHGTMTRIGNVNPDGSISDLLRITPEKNQTTIQQANKATYENGRWLLTDSRSLTIDKDNASPKPGATEWSNNIAPQDISYLFQQNSHPGLIERYRQIQFLKNNGLNYQEHSLAFWQKLFLPLTILTMVLLALPLAFSRGRSAHQGTRLVIGILLGVAFYICQGILTNFALILGWPPFLGALLPIIIFAIPALIVLKG, encoded by the coding sequence ATGACCCGTTTTGACCGCTACTTGATACGCACATTATTCATGACGACCCTGATCTCCGTGACTTTCTTGTTGATCATTGATTTTCTCCTGCAAAGTGCTGATCAAGCGAGTGACATAGGACAAAACAACTACACCGTAGCAATCATGGTAGTGAGCCAAATTTATCAGTTACCAGAAAAACTGCTGCTTTTTGCACCCGCAGCCACGCTAATCGGCGCGATTATGGGGCTCGGCCAACTTGCCAGCCAAAATGAAATAGCCATCGTACTCGCTAGCGGCGTTTCCCGCTTGCGCCTAGTCCGTGGCGGCCTAATATTGGCAACCATTATTGGCCTTTGCCTGTTACTACTTGGTGAGTCCACTGCGCCACGCCTCGCGGCAAAAGGGGAATTACTGCGCAGTCAGGCACTTGGGCAATCAGCAACCTTAACAGCCCAAGAAGGCATGTGGCTCAATGACCATGGCACGATGACACGCATCGGCAACGTCAACCCTGACGGCAGCATCAGCGACTTACTACGCATCACCCCAGAAAAAAATCAGACCACCATTCAGCAAGCAAACAAAGCCACTTATGAAAATGGGCGTTGGCTTTTAACAGACAGTCGCTCTTTAACTATAGATAAGGACAATGCATCGCCTAAGCCAGGTGCCACAGAATGGTCGAATAATATCGCGCCGCAAGATATCTCCTATCTATTCCAGCAAAATAGCCACCCCGGGCTCATTGAGCGCTATCGACAAATTCAATTTCTCAAGAACAACGGCCTCAATTATCAAGAGCACAGCCTCGCCTTTTGGCAAAAACTCTTTTTACCACTGACCATCCTCACCATGGTTCTGCTCGCACTGCCTCTTGCATTTAGTCGTGGACGCAGTGCACATCAAGGCACAAGACTGGTCATCGGTATTTTGCTCGGTGTTGCTTTTTATATATGTCAGGGCATCCTGACAAACTTCGCACTTATTCTCGGTTGGCCTCCCTTCCTTGGCGCATTGTTACCAATCATCATTTTTGCCATTCCGGCACTGATCGTGCTCAAAGGATAG